The window AATCCGCGATGCGTGAGCATGTAAACCCAGCCGATGACGTGGCCGATCGCAAACGCGAGCGCCAGCATCAAGATCGCCGACTCGGGCCCCTGGCCGTGCGAACCGGGATCGCTGAAGAACAGCATTTCCATCCAAGGCCTGACGCCTTGCCAGCCGTTCACGGGGCGCCTCCCCGCGTCAAATGACGATCACGAGGGGCCTCCGAGCCGAGCACTTGCACGCATTCCACGTACTTCGGCATGGAGCCGCGCTGCAGGTTGAACACCCGCACCATGTTTCTCATCCAAACTGGGAATCGCTCGGTGAATTTCAACTCCAGCACCGTGCCGGCGATCGGGGGATACGCCCAATCGCTGCGATTCGAGGCGCGAAATTCGCCGCAGAACGGCACTGTCCGAATTTGGCGATCGAAGGTCACCCGGACGGAATCGGAGTCCTGCGTGACGTAGGCTTCGCGTTCGTAAGTAACAATCGCCTGACCGCGCGCTTGCAGCCGGTTGCGCAAATCGCAGAAAGTCCGCAGCGAGTCAAACGACTTCGGCGAGAACTTCACCAAGTCCGCATGAGTCGGCCAGTGGCCGGCCAGCAATCGGGCGCACGACTCGCGCTTCACTCGCGCCCGCTCCTTGAGAATCGCATCGTTGCAGCGACGTTTGATTTCGAAAAAGACGGGGCTCGTCGGAGCGTCGTCGTAAAAGCGAATGCGGAGCTTATACCGGTTCTTGTGGCCTTCCACGGTGGCGTTACAGAGCTCCAGATCGGGACTGTCCAGGTACACGCTGTTGACCTGGTAACCGCCACCTTCGGGCGGATTGAATTCGTCCGACACGAGGTAACTGCGCAGAAAATTCCGCACGCCGATGGCGCAGGTATCGCTAATGACGTATTTCAACTCGAAGCGATTCGCTTGGAGATGATGCTTGAACATCGCGCCCCTTGCTCTTCCGTACGATTCGCTAGCCGGGGTTGAGCCGGAGACCGATCCGGCACGGCCTGCCCGCTTGCCTTCGCGCAATCACCTGGATCGTGACGGAAGGAAGTATCGCAGCACGTCAAAGACGAAATCGCGTGTCCCAAAGATTTGGTCGAACTCTCGTTCGTTCTTGGCCGGACACGACTCCAGCGCAGCCTCAACCGCGCAATGCCTGTTAACTTTGTGTGAGAATTTCGTTCTTCCCGTCCAATAACCAAGCGAGAGCAACCCGATTTGCACCGGGTTCCCCGTCGATTTGGCAGCATTTAGCTTGAACGGAATCATAACGAAAGTCAAGCATTCATATCGGCTTGCGCGTTGTTTCGCCGGTCACGCAGGGAAGCGAAGCCCAATACGCGTACCCCGAAAGTAGCGTGCCAATCGCGACGCTTTTAATCATGCGCCGCCAGCGCCGCCCCTTGCAGGGTTGGCCTACAACGGCATCGCGGCGCCCAAGAAGCGGCCCGTCTCGTTCCCGGACAGGGCGG of the Planctomycetia bacterium genome contains:
- a CDS encoding polyphosphate polymerase domain-containing protein, giving the protein MFKHHLQANRFELKYVISDTCAIGVRNFLRSYLVSDEFNPPEGGGYQVNSVYLDSPDLELCNATVEGHKNRYKLRIRFYDDAPTSPVFFEIKRRCNDAILKERARVKRESCARLLAGHWPTHADLVKFSPKSFDSLRTFCDLRNRLQARGQAIVTYEREAYVTQDSDSVRVTFDRQIRTVPFCGEFRASNRSDWAYPPIAGTVLELKFTERFPVWMRNMVRVFNLQRGSMPKYVECVQVLGSEAPRDRHLTRGGAP